The window ATGCCAGCCTCTGAACTGTGATTTCACGGCCAGATATTGTTGGTGTAAATGTGCACCAGGACCACGGGCTCTTCAGTTTCAACACTTTCCCTTTCCTGCTTCTGTCCCGACCTAGTAAACCCCTCACCTTAAGATATGTTGAATTTTTTCTGTGATGTTCTCGACCTAGGCACTTTTGAAGCAGTATACCTTCCAGGGTCCTGTCAAGTCAGGAATAATGATTCTGATAGATTCACTCAGTCACTTTATGTTTGTCCACATCTGCCATTTGACGTTAAATCAGCAACAATCTGACTTCATAgatactgaaaagcaaaataaaacTGGGGAGTTGGGAATTCATGTCTGTTTGAGTGCAGCATTGATTGACCATAATATAACTGGGCAGCAAGagttcagtgatgagggagtgaaatGACGTAAACCTAGGGTTGAATTGAACAAATTTAGAAATGTCTGAGATGAGTAAATCTTTGAAGAGAATAATGGAAACTACTGGCACTAAATGGACCTAACGGCTTTTATTGCCTCTTGATTTATGAATAGGATAAGCATCTAAATGACTATGGATGTACTGAAATCTTTCCAAGTGAGAAATGAATGTACAATGCCACAACTTTCTCTATATTATAGTGTACTGACTATTGTGTTTGAATtcactcactgaacctgtccTTCCCGCTCTCCTTGTATTTTACTGTCCAACTAACATTTTGCTATCAACAAACATCGCACATGATCCCACCATCTCAGTCATTGACAGATAATAAATGGCTGTGTCTGGAGAaatggtccttgtggcactcacgAATACCAGCCCAACAACATGAAGATGACAGatttattccttctctctgctttctgttctaaATCAGTCCTCAAGCCAAGTCCCATTTCCCCATCACGGCATTGGCAGCATTGATACCCGCTGAAATGTTTCCAAATTTGACATTTCTACATCCTTGCTTTGGCAAATCCCTCCTGGACTCACTCCACTATCTCACTTGAAGCTGATCCATCCCCTCATCAGTCAGATGTTTTCGGTATCAACTTCGGACATGTGCAGTacactgcagagaacagagaataaCTCATCCCCATGTGGTGCTGCACAGGTCGTctgtctcagagtcagctctaAAACATGTCCAGGACACTCAAGTACTGgtcggaggatcagtattgaTTAGAAATCATGCAACTTTTGAGGGTATTTTTCAGTGACTCATTTTACTTGCTTCAATTATTGCCTGAATTGGAGAAGTTTTATTTGATTCAGAAGCTGTATCCATGCAAGGTGAGGAATTCTATTGTGACTTTAGATTTTTGAAAAACTACAATGTGTTGTCTCCATTAACCAACTGTCATCACTTGACAGAACAAGGAACCTGGGAAGCCACATTCCTCTCGTGAGGAGAACATTTCTCAGAGAGACACTAAACAACTGGAATTTAATTTCGAAATGGTCaaaagcgagggaagaacactGATATGAAATGAGATTTGATAGATGGTGTTGGGGTGTCAATGCTGGTATACAGGGCGGCACAGAGCCTCAGTAGTTAATCCTGCTGTCTCACAAGGCCAgcaggtgggtgtgggtgggatagcCTTTGCTGGGTCGGTTTGGACTGGATGGGCCCATTGACCTGCTTCCACTTTGTAAGAATTCGATAAATTTATTCTACATGCCTTTTTCCAATGTTTCCTACTGACCGATTTAAATTTGTATTATCCAATAAACCTCAGTTTTAAAATAGAATGTGACAGCTGGGAGTATACCCACTGGTATCACTTGTTTGTTCAAATTGTTAAATAAATGAATTGAACCACATTGAAATGTCACAGTCCCCCAGGTGATGTCAGCAGGTATAAATGAAAGGCTTTTGATTGTATCACCTCGGTATTGAGTAAAGAGAGATTGCCTGCACAAAGAGATTCAGGCAGAAAATGATACTTTCATTTCGTCATGTGCGGACAATATTTTACACGACCTTTCCATTTGTAGcaattcctggtaagtgcctTGAATTTGTGTGAATCGGTCTGAGGATTGTGTGCGGGTTCACTTTGCAACTGACAATGATACATGGGCATATTGTGCCCAAAGTCACACAGTGGCAGATGATCAGCCATTTCGTCTCAGATTTCAGAGACTCTGTGGAAACCCTATCTTGCAGATTCGGCAGGAATTGCTTTGGAAATTATTCATCTCTTCTTGGAACATTCCTGAAATCTCCATTTCAATCGGAAACTATGGAGAGTGTCGGTGGAATTAAGAAAAGGAAACACTTTGGCAAAGTATAAGCGGTGGATTTCTAAAGTAGAGAGTGCAATATCATTTAGTTTGAGTTTGGTTCTGCGGTTTTTTTGAGTGAATATTCAATAGGCTTCTCTGTGCATCTGAAGGTTATGGTTAACTTCAAGTTATTTCTGAAATCACAACAAttgttttaaaaattgcatttgaAGTTTGGCTACAGTGAACCTTCGTTTATTTTTGATGCTTTCAACCCAGCATGGCATTGATGGAGGCTGAAAGATTTGTTGAAGAGTTCTCGAATTTGTGAGTAAGGAAGAAACCCTTAACTGAGAAAGCATTACTTTCACTTGAATCATTTTTGTCATTTCTTTCAGTTCCTGTAAGACCCTGGAACTAAGTGAATGTATAGATCCGTGCTCATGTGAAGGAAGTgagagttttagtaaattatattGCTTTGGAATGAAAATGTTGTATTAGTCCCAGACAAAAGTGTTGTGACAAGGAAAATCTCTGAAGAGATTGTTTCAAGCTaattacattgacactgtggtaGCTCCATGAAGGAATTTACTGCAGTTCCAGTTTAGAAgtgacagtgacaagacatttcACCAAGTGATAGATACAGGGATTCTCTGTAAATATTATGTGAGAGTTGTTTTGTTTGGAACGGTCCTGGGAATCATGTTTTGTAAAATATATCAAGGTCACGTGTTTTCTTTCATTTATGGATGTTTTGAGGGGAGTGAGAATTATACAGTTCATCCGTGTTCATTGCTCTTGAATCTGCGTTTTAAGTAGTTTGATTCATTCTACTTAATCGTATTTTCTTGTGCAAATAATATTCGCAGCATTGTGTGTTTGCGATTGAGCAAGAGATCACATTATTAAATCAAAATAAGTAAGGTTATCATCCATCAAACTGAATTTGTATTTAGGATTTGGCTTGTTCTGTAACTAATCAGCTGGTATCAGAACAGAAGTGAGGCGATTAAAGACTAATACTAACTCCTGAGGAACTGATAAACTAACCCCACTCTTCATATAGTTTGCGCCTCAACGAtatccatccagatccattttatGGCCCAAAGCCTGATCAGTCATCCACACTGAGTTTAATACCTTATCACCCATCACAAAGTTAttactctctcactctgcaccagAGCCAACTCAAAATAAATTCCTCCGTCCCTGCAAGATCCGTAAGACTGCAACTGCATGAGACGCTGGTTGGCTCACACACATACGGTTTTGTGCACAGTACAGGTCATCACCGAGCAGTGAGGACAGAATTACTTTGAGGAGAGTAGAGAagatatttacaagaatggtgtTCGTATGTGGAAATTCCAgcgttcaaaatcacacaacaccgggttatagtccaacaggtttaattggaagcaccctgAACGCTGCGGACCAGGTACTGGAAAGGAGGATCAGAGCAGCTTGTTCGTTTTTTCAATTTATGCAGACATGAATGACCTCTTTCAGTGCCATAACTTTCGTACATTTCTGTGGTATTGCAGAAAGACTGAGGAATGTTGAAGTGAATTCACTTGGTCggttaaatggcctgtttctatgttttccatttccaccaccgcAACACTGTGGATTGTTAAAGGTTGTGTCCATCTTCCAGTTGTTCCCTGAAGAAGTGTTTGTAGCTTCATAACTTTAAAATGCATAAATCAATTTTGCATGGGGGAGAATACTATTAATTAAAGTTAGAGCATAAGAATTTACCAAATCATTAAGTTAATATTACTTATCTTGTTTAGTTGTCTCATTACAATGTGAAGACTTAGAAAAGAAGTATTATGAAATCTTGTATTGTCGATGATCTGCTGAGTATTCAGATCATCAATTTAAACATTTATTGCCCCGACATGATAGAACACaatagacagtcagagagacTTGATTTTTAATCATATTTTATTATACAATGGATTGGAGCTGTCACATTCAGAAATTGCAGTAGGGAACTGTCTATTTTGATTCGCATTGTATAGATAATTCATAAAATATCAACAAGCACCTTCCAAAAACTATTTGAGTCAGGTAGTGCAGAGAATGCAATAAAAATGTCACAGCTCCCTATTTGCATTTTGTATTATTTGCTGACTGAATGTCAGCGAAATTAGAACATTTGCTAAACTTGACAAGGAATTGTTcactttccaaactaaactatgtgggattcagtgagttaacagatCCTCAGTTTATCATCACAGAGAGGGATCAGATCATGGATTACATCTTTAATgatgaaacaaacctatctcaGCTCTGTTAGCATTGAACATCAAACAGATGCATCTTCAGAATTGTAACAAGCAATGTTTTTGTAATATAGTGACAAGACGTTTCGAGGTAACCCAAATTGGAGAAAGGGAAATAATTGTGACTGTGAGAGCGGCTCCTTTTTTGAGATAGTGCGGGTGTCAGCGCTGACTTCCAAAAAATGCTGGAAgagtaattttttttaatgtgctATTACATTGCGTTGGAAATTTGGGGAAAAGAAAGATCAAAGCAACACAATGTAAAAAACGGAGGAAACTGTGGGAGAGTTCACATCACAGGAGCAGGTACGTTTATAGTTTTtagtcttgctgagtttttggtGTATATCTGCAATATTCAGTAGAATGAGTTATTTTTGGTTAcaagttttattgagatctgtctcttgattaaaatgtaaaaatataaaacatcaGCACTACATTAGCCGGTAGCAGTGGCCTTTACAGTAGTAAGGCTGTAGTTTGTTCTGGGTGTGTAGATTGTTAAGTTGCAAAGATGGCCTTCAGAGGAGCGATgtactcttcctgtcagatgtggtagAGCTTACGTGTTACTGATCAATATTTCTACAGTAAGTATGTTTGGTCGTGAATCCTATCATATCACTTGTATAGGTTAGAGCAGCAGAGAGGAATattgaggcaatgaggaattttcaGGAGCTATGGGGTCTGATGGATGGCAGCTAAAGGAAGAGACAACAAAAGCAGACATGACCAAGTAGAcaggttacctccaggaaaagCAGGAGAGGCAgataggtagtgcaggagtctcctgtggctatccccattttaaagagatatgttgttttggaaaatttagGGTGTGATGGACTCTTAAGGAAATGTATCATGAACAGCCGAGTACTGGCACCAAGACTGGCTCAAATGTAACGACTGCTACGCCAGGTTCCAAGTGACCAATTATGATAGGGGTCACTCTCAACAGAGGCACAGTCTGTTGCCTCACtgttgccaggatcaaggatatctcagagcgtgtagaatattctgaaaggggagtGGGATCAGTAGAAGGTCATTGTgtacattggaactaacgacacAGGAAAAAATATGGAcgaaattctgaagggagagtaTGAGGTTAGACAGGAAAAtgaaaggaggtccttgagggtagtagTATCTGGATCATTCTCAATTCCATGAGCTAGGAAGCGTAGGactaggaggatggagcagatgaatgtgtggctgaggagctggtgcagggcagAATGCTTCACATTTTTGCATCATTGGCatcatttgggcggcacggtggcacagtggttagcactgctgcctcacaggccagggacccgggttcacttcccgactcaggcgactgactgtgtggagttcttaTACTTcagcatgttctccccgtgtctgcgtgggtttcctccgggtgctccggtttcctcccacagtccaaagatgtgcaggtcaggtgaattggccatgctaaattgcccgtagtgttaggtaaaggggtaaatgtagggggatgggtgggttgcgcttcggtgggtcggtgtggacttgttgggccgaagggcctgtttccacactgtaagtaatctaatctaatctatttcttGGGGCATAAGTGATCTGTATAACAAGGACAGATTGTAACTGAATTAGAAAACAAATTAATTTACTGGCAGGGACATTTGCTCGAGATGCTCAGGGGCAttgaaactagtaaggttggAGTGGGGATTACGGTAATGGTGGGTGAGCGGGGGTGTAGTCACGTGATCAGACCGACAGTGAGGAAAGGAATCAGCCTGAGACTGACACAGAAGGGAAAACGAGCAAGTCCACTTGTCAGGCAGACTCAAAGCAGAGAACGACACAAGACAGACAAATTAAATTTCATTTATTTCTACACAAGATGCCTAACAGGGGAAACAGATGAACTGAGCTCGTGGTGAGGAATATGGggctaggatatcatagcaattacacagatgtggttcagggatggacaggactggcagctgacaaTTGCAGGATAGAAATGCTGTCGGAAGGAAAGAAAGGTGTCAAGAAAAAAGACGAGTtgctttttgataagggataacattacagttggacttagggaggatattcctgggaatacatccacggTTGTATTAGAGTCATAACTACGCCCAGCATGGTCGGAGCAGTCGAATAAATGTTCAATCATAGATAAATATCAACACGATGATACTCAATTCCCTTTTCAAAATCAATCCCCGTCCTTTGTTTGCAATGTTGGGGCCTTGTGCAAGGAGAAAACGAGTTGACGTTTGGATATCATTGACAAATGTTCAGAGGGATGTGTTCTGGTGAAGAATGATTGCATTAacgatgtttctctctccacagatgctgccatagcTGTTGAGCTTCACCTGTGATTTCTGTGTTTTTTTATATTTCTGGTATCCACAGCACTTTTATTTATTTTGTGAAAATGTTTCACTTCCCAAACTACTTCCCAGAAGTACTTCTTAGAATTGTGGAACCCGCCTGTACTGAAGAGGTGCACCAGTCGTCAAGCTTGTGCTATCTAGGCTCGATGAAATCTGGTCCTGTCCCAGGTAGttgttaaaggttgtgaggtttcctacaTCAACAACCCTCCCAAGCACTGAATTATCAgaacacacaccactctctgagtgaaagacctttcctcaaatcccctccaaaccttttgctGTTCACCTTAAAATTTATGCCCTTTTGCCATCTGTCAATTCTCTGTCCCAGTTAGATATGGAGATCTTCCATAGCTCTCTGGGCAGAAATGGAGAATGCTTGATCAGTGACTTCCGATTTATATTTTATATTCTGTCTCTTTCAGTTAATTTCCTGCTGATGTTGGTTCTGTCTCGGGGAAAGTGTGGCCTCTCTAACTGCACAACCCGCTGCCTGCTGGCTATGGCAGCctcagatctactgttcattttCGCTGAGATCATGCTGTGGCGATTGAAAGAACTTTACTACCCAGggtgtttcctggacatcaccCCTGTGTGCAGTGCTGTCTATGTCCTGCTTCGTGCATCTACAGACTGTTCCGtttggttcactgtccttttcacctttgatcgttttGTAACCATTTGCTGCTTGAAAATGAACAAGAAATATTGGACAGACAAAACCTTGGCTGTGGCTCTGGCTGCAACAAGCATTCTACTCTGTTCAAAAAACATTCCCTTCTATTTTCGGTATCAACCTGGGACGATAATTAACAATGTTCCAAGGTACTGCTACATCAAGTCAAGTTATTTTACTGATCCTAGGTGGCGAGGGTTTAAGTGGTTTGATATCATTTTAACGCCTTTCATCCCATTCATGTTGAttctgttgatgaacactctGACGGTCAGGTACATTTTAGTGGCCAGTCGAGTCCGCAAGAGCCTGATGggtcagagcaagggagagagtcgcaaagacacagagatggagagcctGAAGAATTCGGTGATTTGCCTCTTCACCATATCCATCAGCTTCATACTTCTTTGGGGAGTGCACAGTGCAAACATCTTATACTTCAGCATTAAAGCAACAGATCGTTGGAGGAAAATTCACTTCACATGGGCCGGAGAAATACTTCGGGATTTaagctgcagcacaaacacattattttatgccGTGACTGTGCCCAAGTTTCGAGCTAAGTTCAGGAATGCGGTGCAGCAACTGGTCACGTAAATTCTTCACTCCGGGTGGAAAGAGGATAGAAAGAGGCTGGTAGAGAGATTTGATATGATGGACTGGCTGTGAGTGATCGGTTCAGCTCGAACACTGTATCTTCATGGACTGCCCTTTGGATGTGTGTTATAGACCGGCAGGatgtggtctctgcattccctctgcaggggaagagggagagggacagaaacgGACCCTCCTGCACCACGATGATTGTCAGACTCTCCCTAATCAGCTCCCAATAAACACTTTATTACAACAAAGGAAAGGCTCCAGGTGGTGGTGATCCTCTCATCTGAATTGGCGATTGTAGATGAGCATTTGTATTGAAAGAGAGTTTATTCAGTCCACCTCCTGTCTACTCTCTTCAAGGGgtcttattt of the Chiloscyllium punctatum isolate Juve2018m chromosome 36, sChiPun1.3, whole genome shotgun sequence genome contains:
- the LOC140460114 gene encoding probable G-protein coupled receptor 139, with product MEIFHSSLGRNGECLISDFRFIFYILSLSVNFLLMLVLSRGKCGLSNCTTRCLLAMAASDLLFIFAEIMLWRLKELYYPGCFLDITPVCSAVYVLLRASTDCSVWFTVLFTFDRFVTICCLKMNKKYWTDKTLAVALAATSILLCSKNIPFYFRYQPGTIINNVPRYCYIKSSYFTDPRWRGFKWFDIILTPFIPFMLILLMNTLTVRYILVASRVRKSLMGQSKGESRKDTEMESLKNSVICLFTISISFILLWGVHSANILYFSIKATDRWRKIHFTWAGEILRDLSCSTNTLFYAVTVPKFRAKFRNAVQQLVT